The proteins below are encoded in one region of Nostoc punctiforme PCC 73102:
- a CDS encoding plasmid mobilization protein: MQPDPRTNLSNQLADTLTNRSVAPDEKREVTITFRASYAEKTRLEQRCSGVVQSDYIRARLFDYPLPHPKLVIPEVNRQAIYELKKIGNNLNQQTRAINEAVKIGSQPLTNEVKLYLKTLEELTALLEQTRQSLTQPSVEGQRNDYQS, translated from the coding sequence ATGCAGCCAGACCCCCGCACCAATCTTAGTAATCAACTAGCTGACACATTAACCAATCGGTCAGTAGCACCAGATGAAAAGCGAGAAGTAACCATCACGTTTAGGGCTAGCTATGCCGAGAAAACTAGACTAGAGCAGCGTTGCAGTGGAGTGGTGCAAAGTGACTATATAAGAGCGAGATTATTTGACTACCCTTTGCCACATCCTAAATTAGTCATTCCCGAAGTTAACCGACAGGCTATCTATGAGTTAAAAAAGATTGGTAACAACCTGAATCAACAGACTAGGGCTATTAACGAAGCTGTGAAAATTGGTAGCCAACCGTTGACTAACGAGGTGAAATTATATCTGAAAACTCTTGAAGAACTGACAGCACTTTTAGAACAGACTCGCCAATCACTCACTCAACCTTCGGTAGAAGGGCAGCGCAATGATTACCAAAGTTAA